A genomic window from Pocillopora verrucosa isolate sample1 chromosome 7, ASM3666991v2, whole genome shotgun sequence includes:
- the LOC131778606 gene encoding crt homolog 1 encodes MSLNTEDCSDAMNSSRRDYEPLLNTTTEPSTYLLSNDLRNQHRKNTPWLSLSSIATLLYAFVVVIGQVTQYVTLPMWIDSTKNVTSSQNQTVEWTPTIDSFFVLSFASSVFVTVFGSALVINIFVFKQYSIHKTDWNHRRVFLIVGFFQGLAAVFIVFSSSGERTPPYLQAILGNFSVPITLLLRYLFLKKVPTRRKLLSAIAVVLGLFISLIPTFYPHIDPRAVRHLGGATGAGRVLWPLAFMLGFGISALSFVMEEKAIKLRGSNQTQAGLVSFLFWTSLAQFLVLLPLFWVDIIPGVGQTRNLHEFIQNWIFGIQCIFGGVGCSWSPGVLAFMFITGYIMVVCGSALLLRYSEGATLLAIVMALCTPLGFIFWMLFQEKPFRWHPYFHTSSWFNISALIIMIPAVFIYNTGMPEMEREELQ; translated from the exons ATGTCGCTGAACACCGAAGATTGTTCCGATGCGATGAACAGTTCTCGCCGAGACTATGAACCTCTGCTAAACACTACCACAGAGCCAAGCACTTATCTCCTCAGCAACGATCTGCGGAACCAGCATAGAAAGAACACACCTTGGTTGTCACTGAGCAGTATAGCGACTCTTTTGTATGCATTTGTGGTCGTCATCGGTCAAGTTACGCAATATGTCACTCTGCCGATGTGGATCGACAGTACCAAGAATGTGACTTCATCCCAGAACCAAACTGTTGAGTGGACACCAACAATAGACAGCTTCTTCGTTTtatcttttgcttcatctgtttTTGTGACTGTGTTTGGTTCTGCCTTAGTTAttaatatctttgtttttaaGCAATACTCAATCCACAAGACAGATTGGAATCATCGCCGTGTATTTTTAATAGTTGGTTTCTTTCAAGGACTTGCTGCAGTATTTATTGTGTTTTCTAGTAGTGGAGAGAGAACTCCGCCTTATCTACAAGCTATCCTTGGAAACTTCTCAGTTCCTATAACACTGTTATTGag ATATCTCTTTTTAAAGAAGGTTCCTACAAGGAGAAAGTTATTATCTGCCATTGCAGTTGTCCTTGGACTTTTTATCTCTCTTATTCCAACTTTCTACCCACATATTGATCCTCGAGCTGTAAGACATCTTGGAGGAGCAACTGGTGCAGGAAGAGTCTTATGGCCTTTAGCATTCATGCTTGGATTT GGGATCTCAGCCCTTTCCTTTGTTATGGAGGAAAAAGCTATTAAGTTGCGAGGAAGCAATCAAACTCAAGCTGGCTTAGTATCTTTCCTGTTTTGGACATCACTGGCacaatttcttgttttgttgcCTCTATTCTGGGTGGATATCATTCCTGGAGTCGGACAGACCAGGAACCTTCAtgaatttattcaaaa TTGGATTTTTGGGATCCAGTGCATATTTGGTGGAGTAGGATGTTCATGGTCTCCTGGTGTCCTTGCATTCATGTTCATCACTGGTTATATTATGGTTGTCTGTGGTAGTGCATTGCTTCTCCGATATTCAGAGGGAGCAACATTACTTGCAATTGTCATG GCTCTTTGTACGCCCCTAGGATTCATTTTTTGGATGTTGTTTCAAGAAAAACCTTTCCGGTGGCATCCCTACTTTCACACTAGTTCCTGGTTCAATATCTCTGCTTTAATCATCATGATCCCAGCAGTGTTCATTTACAACACAGG AATGCCAGAGATGGAAAGAGAGGAATTACAGTAA
- the LOC131778607 gene encoding crt homolog 3, with translation MDQETVMYGSTESADQFESEFTESTSSNDRPLCPTPPPPYEERRVFNIGSWEFDLLWINLLFAFVVVVGDVGQDISLHLYWLSSSKESTKRCQVIESYFVLSFGSLSSFVIFGLGALFIRIVFPRHLGENEKSFPQFSLSLIGLCSALNEALAVFAIGTTRTPLYLQIILGTLTIPLTVLFRRLILRKKPTCRKLLCAGVVTIVPVVFGLIPLISYPTLKADFDQTSKEDTQSKVLWPLVFAISFVPAAIMNVLEEKAVKKQNEMSRRGINLFYFFCWISFYQLVCTGLMFWVNIIPWFGNACSIQDFGEKWRCGAKCFFGAAGCDATPGIEGTLFIFMNVLSFVGGANLLRHAEGATWLAIIMSLSIPVRFIVWSLFSDVSRKWQVKKPDHWLSAELGIAALVFMFSAAVIYFKGAQEITLVDAERTER, from the exons ATGGATCAAGAGACTGTCATGTACGGCTCCACGGAAAGTGCAGATCAATTTGAGTCTGAATTCACGGAATCAACGAGCAGCAATGACCGACCGCTCTGTCCTACACCTCCACCTCCCTACGAAGAGCGGAGAGTTTTCAATATTGGATCTTGGGAATTCGATCTCCTTTGGATAAATCTCCTATTTGCATTTGTTGTGGTAGTCGGTGATGTTGGCCAAGACATATCGTTGCATCTTTATTGGCTCAGCTCCTCCAAAGAATCGACAAAGAGGTGCCAAGTGATAGAAAGTTACTTTGTACTATCGTTTGGTAGTCTATCTTCTTTCGTGATCTTTGGATTGGGGGCTTTGTTCATTCGAATCGTTTTTCCCCGACATCTTGGCGAGAATGAGAAAAGCTTTccacaattttctttatctttgatTGGGCTCTGTAGTGCTTTGAACGAAGCACTTGCAGTTTTTGCTATTGGCACAACAAGAACGCCGTTATATCTCCAAATCATTCTAGGGACTTTGACGATCCCTTTAACAGTTCTATTCAG gCGCCTGATTTTGAGAAAGAAGCCAACTTGTAGAAAACTACTGTGCGCTGGGGTTGTCACAATTGTTCCTGTGGTTTTCGGACTCATTCCACTGATAAGTTATCCGACGCTAAAAGCGGATTTCGATCAAACGTCAAAAGAGGATACCCAGTCAAAAGTGTTATGGCCTTTGGTTTTTGCAATAAGCTTT GTTCCAGCGGCCATCATGAACGTGCTGGAGGAAAAAgcagtgaaaaaacaaaacgagaTGTCACGAAGAGGAATCaacttgttttactttttttgttggATATCCTTTTATCAGCTGGTCTGTACTGGATTGATGTTTTGGGTGAATATCATCCCATGGTTTGGGAATGCTTGTTCAATTCAAGACTTTGGAGAAAA ATGGCGGTGTGGAGCTAAATGTTTTTTCGGGGCAGCAGGCTGTGATGCCACACCAGGCATTGAAGGgactctttttattttcatgaacgTTTTATCCTTTGTTGGAGGAGCTAATCTTCTGAGACACGCTGAGGGAGCCACTTGGCTGGCTATCATAATG TCACTTTCTATACCAGTGCGATTTATTGTATGGTCTCTGTTCAGTGACGTATCACGCAAGTGGCAAGTGAAGAAACCCGATCATTGGCTCAGTGCAGAGCTTGGCATAGCTGCTCTGGTGTTTATGTTTTCTGCTGCTGTAATCTACTTCAAGGG ggcACAAGAAATAACACTAGTGGATGCAGAAAGGACTGAAAGATAA